A portion of the Hylaeus volcanicus isolate JK05 unplaced genomic scaffold, UHH_iyHylVolc1.0_haploid 12237, whole genome shotgun sequence genome contains these proteins:
- the LOC128884010 gene encoding uncharacterized protein LOC128884010, whose product MLYSRNSISSQHVVFTMIRNYFPEDAVLLILEREILNKNAGLLCATSDRKGRSLFWWSCKKNYPRVIYRLLIFFHEANANKYPGYIMCNPHALNNKGYSPIELLVSHMQQKIWNGPELINVARQVLSFKGNGGLSFLATALLSDEHTMRKVARVTFASTAYNREIIFMPPQTMSLDDLFLVHPTNVRIPHSDELTPFHLALHHGRRRAQRLVMKALALSFLYNIQSFSSLTELWCGIYSAAELNESSALLLMTRNYPFLIQNILTLISPGDNLSDDALVSLVERIPPSFIFESNGVGALENAVWYSMSPKVSESLVLFDALTTPNRILLFTTKDCREALLATHKAMLYYRRYKSYPAIKESLFIKKEKILKKLFKSTILDVHIQVLMINHVVAFLFIIISLCFIFWLFLVTRVSSIHSFYVDPMKCIPSSADSFQKAAWLSFRTCLFGYAPHTEGIPTSILWYHRLWILCRCVVNVYLLSSKVFWSSKDLFLWPLLLTLLLFLQNFFFCLMTSSKTEQLLHETVDFLDVSCFNKQHTWSHLLKSEICNSCEHTRQKSLHVGFIRPHEHRLKNTRCLKKIIYPWQPCVSRRQTWIHSCTSGSGATKMHQKKLIQHNPHYIKGNNFNTNFKATPSTPGVKNFKQFLIKYLSRQLKIPPKEYFKSCCLISFLILSTTFAPLVGTTFLCNFMSVYNNTELFELYRTSPLSAIFFEGFLILLISTLLFSFFKPFLIVFIILRQRLRFVQTLKGLSPDSVKDILKLDLRGHDLWEVCRCWTRLWRECLRRSDVLWKTAGPILNSFSLMCVMFIAAFLRLFIWSTGGEHLQTRLGLGIFQFVLITMFLVMFSTKEMCSYNQALTESWQWLKTFYISSRFNTIHHEILRNEITDITVLDTKELRILGVNVTDSVYRLVQLLTLPTNAFLLLTSIHNIASPMYL is encoded by the exons ATGTTATATTCCCGTAATTCAATATCGTCACAACATGTTGTATTTACAATGATCCGGAATTATTTTCCAGAAGACGCTGTGTTACTTATTCTTGAA agagaAATCCTAAACAAAAACGCTGGTCTATTATGCGCAACATCGGATAGAAAAGGCCGTTCTCTTTTCTG GTGGAgttgtaaaaagaattatcCCCGTGTTATTTATcgactattaattttttttcatgaagCTAATGCTAATAAATATCCTGGTTATATTATGTGTAATCCTCATGCTCTTAATAATAAGG GTTATTCTCCTATCGAACTTCTTGTATCACATatgcaacaaaaaatatggaacggaccagaattaattaatgtagcACGCCAGGTTTTAAGCTTTAAAGGGAACGGTGGCTTATCATTTTTAGCTACTGCTCTTTTGTCGGATGAACATACCATGAGAAAAGTTGCTCGTGTAACTTTTGCTTCAACTGCGTATAAtagagaaattatatttatgccTCCCCAAACAATGAGTTTAGATGATCTTTTTCTAGTACACCCTACCAATGTAAGGATTCCACATTCTGATGAGCTAACCCCTTTTCACCTAGCGTTACATCATGGACGACGTCGCGCACAGCGTTTGGTTATGAAAGCTCTAGCTCTTTCGTTTTTATATAACATTCAAAGTTTTTCTTCGCTCACGGAATTATGGTGCGGAATTTATAGTGCTGCAG AATTGAATGAATCTTCTGCCTTATTATTAATGACACGCAATTatccatttttaattcaaaatattttaacgttaaTTTCTCCGGG AGACAATTTATCTGATGATGCACTTGTTTCCTTAGTAGAAAGGATACCTCCGTCCTTTATATTTGAATCCAATGGTGTCGGAGCACTTGAA AATGCTGTTTGGTATTCTATGTCCCCTAAAGTATCCGAATCTTTAGTATTATTTGACGCTTTAACAACACCTAATCGAATTCTTTTATTCACGACAAAAGACTGTCGTGAAGCTTTGCTGGCAACTCATAAGGCCATGCTCTACTATCGACGTTATAAATCCTATCCCGCAATAAAAGAAAGTctgtttataaagaaagaaaaaattttaaaaaaattgttcaa ATCGACAATTTTGGACGTGCACATCCAAGTTTTGATGATTAATCACGTCGTCGCAttcctttttataattatatcactttgctttattttttgGTTATTTTTGGTCACGCGAGTTTCTtccattcattcattttatgtGGATCCAATGAAATGTATACCTTCGTCAGCTGACTCGTTCCAAA AAGCAGCGTGGCTATCTTTTCGTACTTGTCTTTTTGGTTATGCGCCTCATACTGAAGGAATACCTACTTCTATATTATGGTATCACCGATTGTGGATCTTATGTCGTTGTGTCGTTAATGTGTATCTTCTGTCatcaaaagttttttggagttcaaaagatttatttctttGGCCTTTACTTTTAACactacttttatttctccaaaatttctttttttgtttaatgacATCTTCTAAAACAGAACAATTATTACATGAAACAGTAGATTTTTTAGACGTTAGctgttttaataaacaacATACTTGGAGTCATCTATTGAAGAGTGAAATATGCAATTCCTGTGAACACACGCGCCAAAAGTCGTTACATGTTGGTTTCATTCGACCACATGAGCATCGCTTGAAAAACACCCGTTGCCTAAAAAAGATcatat ATCCTTGGCAGCCGTGTGTATCTCGTCGTCAGACGTGGATACATTCTTGTACAAGCGGAAGTGGCGCAACTAAAATGCATCaaaaaaagttaatacaaCATAATCCTCACTATATTaaaggaaacaattttaacacCAATTTTAAGGCAACCCCATCAACCCCAGGAGTCAAAAacttcaaacaatttttaataaaatacctttcaagacaattgaaaattccgcctaaagaatattttaaatcctGCTGtcttatttcatttctgaTTCTTTCTACAACGTTTGCTCCTCTTGTTGGTACcacatttttatgtaattttatgtcCGTCTATAATAATACAGAACTTTTTGAATTATACCGAACATCTCCTCTGTcagctattttttttgaaggttttttgattttgttaatttccacacttttatttagtttttttaaaccatttctTATAGTCTTTATAATTCTTCGTCAGCGTTTACGTTTTGTACAAACACTTAAAGGTTTATCTCCTGATTCCGTGAAGGATATTTTGAAGCTAGATTTAAGAGGTCATGATCTTTGGGAAGTTTGCCGGTGTTGGACTCGTTTATG GCGTGAATGCTTACGACGTTCCGATGTTTTATGGAAAACAGCTGGCCCtatattaaatagtttttcCCTTATGTGTGTGA TGTTCATTGCAGCATTTTTAAGACTCTTCATTTGGTCGACGGGAGGCGAACATTTACAAACACGTTTAGGATTAggcatttttcaatttgtcttAATCACCATGTTTTTGGTTATGTTTTCCACAAAAGAAATGTGTTCTTATAATCAG GCACTCACTGAAAGTTGGCAATGGTTAAAaacgttttatatttcaagtcGTTTCAATACCATTCATCATGAAATTTTACGTAACGAAATCACTGATATAACAGTATTAGATACAAAAGAATTACGG ATCCTTGGTGTGAACGTCACGGATTCCGTTTACCGTTTGGTTCAACTTTTAACTCTACCAACCAATGCGTTTTTATTGCTGACATCCATTCATAATATAGCGTCCCCTATGTATCTTTAA